The Pseudomonas sp. G2-4 genome window below encodes:
- a CDS encoding glycerate kinase — translation MKIVIAPDSFKDSLSAQGVADAIAQGLSQVWPDAQLIKCPMADGGEGTVESVLAACDGEWRRSRVRGPLGAPVEARWGWLADSRTAIIEMAEASGLQLVPPGQRDACSSSTYGTGELIRAALDEGAGRVILAIGGSATNDAGAGAMQALGVVLLDAHDQPLPPGGLALAKLSRIDLSDLDPRLAQVSFEIAADVDNPLCGPHGASAVFGPQKGASAQQVQALDRALGHFAEHCAQALNKDVRDEPGSGAAGGLGFAAKAFLGAQFRTGVDVVAQLTGLADAVRGADLVITGEGRFDAQTLRGKTPFGVARIARQHGVPVVVIAGTLGEGYQALYEHGIDAAFALASGPMTLQEACADAPRLLSERAQDIARLWRVAQQ, via the coding sequence ATGAAAATAGTCATCGCCCCCGACTCGTTCAAGGACAGCCTCAGCGCCCAGGGTGTCGCCGATGCCATTGCCCAGGGGCTGTCCCAGGTCTGGCCGGATGCGCAGTTGATCAAATGCCCAATGGCCGATGGCGGGGAAGGAACGGTGGAGTCGGTGCTGGCCGCCTGTGATGGTGAGTGGCGCCGCAGCCGGGTCCGCGGTCCTCTGGGCGCTCCCGTCGAGGCGCGCTGGGGTTGGTTGGCCGACAGCCGCACCGCGATCATTGAGATGGCCGAGGCCAGTGGTCTGCAATTGGTGCCACCTGGGCAACGCGATGCCTGTTCCAGCAGCACCTATGGCACCGGCGAGTTGATTCGCGCGGCGCTGGATGAAGGTGCGGGGCGGGTGATCCTGGCCATTGGCGGCAGTGCCACCAACGATGCCGGTGCCGGTGCGATGCAGGCCCTGGGCGTGGTCTTGCTGGATGCGCATGATCAACCCCTCCCACCCGGCGGCCTGGCCCTGGCGAAGCTTTCGCGAATCGACCTGAGCGACCTGGACCCACGCCTGGCCCAAGTCAGTTTCGAGATCGCCGCCGATGTCGATAACCCGTTGTGCGGGCCCCATGGTGCTTCGGCGGTTTTCGGTCCGCAGAAGGGCGCCTCAGCCCAGCAGGTGCAGGCACTGGACCGCGCCCTGGGGCACTTCGCCGAACACTGCGCCCAAGCCTTGAACAAGGATGTCCGCGACGAGCCAGGCAGTGGCGCCGCCGGTGGCCTGGGGTTCGCGGCCAAGGCGTTTCTCGGCGCACAATTTCGTACCGGCGTGGACGTCGTTGCCCAGTTGACCGGGCTGGCCGATGCGGTTCGCGGCGCCGACCTGGTGATCACCGGCGAGGGCCGTTTCGATGCCCAGACCCTGCGCGGCAAAACCCCCTTTGGCGTGGCCCGCATTGCCCGTCAGCATGGCGTACCGGTGGTGGTCATCGCTGGGACGTTGGGGGAGGGCTACCAGGCGCTGTATGAACACGGCATTGACGCCGCCTTCG